A stretch of the Streptomyces venezuelae genome encodes the following:
- a CDS encoding sensor histidine kinase, giving the protein MISKLSAGYGPSLALGAVLLLVASVRGAPAAGTLLGVGVLLPLLALTARWSPRPWAWAGCCLGGAAVAYWPVSLMPDAGWPEAAGAALFWALPAAGASGAGAYLRRQAGRSRRAVVEARREQQLELARDLHDFVAHDVSAIVVQAQAARFVAEQDPRHAVAALERIEAAGLNALATMDRTVHALRAAGGGPTAPTPGLAELPALVGRFEGGVLEADPVALAGLSREADSTAYRVVVEALTNVRRHAPGAALVTVAVRRAGAGIELSVANSAAQGGGRGRWARRRSGTGLEGLRGRVEAAEGTLTAGAVDGGGWLVRAVFPAVTAPQG; this is encoded by the coding sequence GTGATCTCGAAACTGAGCGCCGGATACGGTCCTTCGCTGGCTCTGGGGGCCGTCCTGCTGCTGGTCGCCTCCGTGCGGGGTGCACCCGCCGCGGGGACGCTGCTCGGGGTCGGGGTACTGCTGCCGCTGCTGGCGCTCACGGCCCGCTGGTCGCCGCGGCCATGGGCCTGGGCCGGCTGCTGTCTGGGCGGGGCGGCGGTGGCGTACTGGCCGGTTTCCCTGATGCCGGACGCGGGGTGGCCGGAGGCGGCCGGGGCCGCGCTGTTCTGGGCGTTGCCGGCGGCAGGAGCGTCCGGAGCCGGTGCGTACCTGCGTCGTCAGGCGGGGCGGTCCCGACGGGCGGTGGTCGAGGCACGGCGGGAGCAGCAGCTGGAACTGGCCCGTGATCTGCATGACTTTGTGGCGCACGATGTCAGCGCGATCGTGGTGCAGGCACAGGCGGCGCGGTTCGTGGCGGAACAGGATCCGCGGCACGCGGTGGCGGCCCTGGAGCGGATCGAGGCGGCGGGACTGAACGCGCTGGCCACGATGGACCGTACGGTGCACGCGCTGCGGGCGGCGGGCGGCGGTCCGACGGCGCCGACCCCCGGGCTTGCGGAACTGCCCGCTCTGGTCGGCAGGTTCGAGGGCGGGGTACTGGAGGCGGATCCGGTGGCGCTGGCGGGGCTGTCCCGGGAGGCGGACAGCACGGCGTACCGGGTGGTGGTGGAGGCGCTGACGAACGTACGGAGGCATGCGCCCGGGGCCGCGCTGGTGACCGTGGCGGTCCGGCGGGCCGGGGCGGGGATCGAGCTGAGTGTGGCCAATTCCGCTGCCCAGGGGGGTGGGCGGGGGCGTTGGGCCCGGCGCCGGAGCGGGACCGGGCTGGAGGGTCTGCGGGGGCGGGTGGAGGCAGCGGAGGGGACTCTGACAGCTGGCGCGGTGGACGGGGGCGGCTGGCTGGTCCGTGCGGTTTTCCCGGCGGTGACAGCCCCCCAGGGGTGA
- a CDS encoding rhomboid-like protein translates to MLPHTEPEPSRPVRSWVRSSPGTHIWLLIIAVTSLVVALVPEQPEHLLLHRNSSNIHELDQYPIRSLVTSAFWIENPASLALYALLFEVFQAPVERWLGTLRWLVIIATAHIAATLASQKLVLMAIEDHRAPRSMAHVVDIGVSYGLAAAIGVLTYRLPHPWRWPYLIGAVALFGIPLLTGATFTDFGHAIALAVGLLAWPLTRHPVSRET, encoded by the coding sequence ATGCTGCCGCACACCGAGCCCGAGCCCTCCCGGCCCGTGCGGTCCTGGGTACGCTCCTCGCCCGGGACGCACATCTGGCTGCTGATCATCGCCGTCACCAGCCTCGTCGTGGCCCTGGTCCCCGAGCAGCCCGAACACCTGCTGCTGCACCGCAACAGCAGCAATATCCACGAGCTCGACCAGTACCCGATCAGGTCACTCGTCACCAGCGCCTTCTGGATCGAGAACCCCGCCTCTCTCGCCCTCTACGCCCTCCTCTTCGAGGTGTTCCAGGCGCCCGTGGAACGCTGGCTGGGTACCCTGCGCTGGCTCGTCATCATCGCAACCGCCCATATCGCCGCCACCTTGGCCAGCCAGAAGCTGGTCCTGATGGCCATCGAGGATCATCGCGCCCCGCGCAGCATGGCCCATGTGGTCGACATCGGCGTCAGCTACGGACTGGCAGCTGCCATCGGGGTGCTCACCTACCGGCTGCCCCACCCCTGGCGCTGGCCCTACCTGATCGGCGCCGTCGCCCTGTTCGGGATCCCCCTGCTCACCGGGGCCACCTTCACCGACTTCGGGCACGCCATCGCCCTCGCCGTCGGTCTGCTGGCCTGGCCCCTCACCCGGCACCCTGTTTCACGTGAAACATAG
- a CDS encoding response regulator, producing the protein MTTRILIADDQADIRSGFRLILDSQPDISVVGEAEDGEQAVALARELRPDVVLVDIRMPKLDGLEVTRLLAPVTKVVVVTTFDLDEYVHTALRYGACGFLLKRSGPALLIEGVRAAVQGDTMISPQITVRLLSRLTEQPAARVPAPHPLTERELEIVRLVARGLTNAEIGSELFISAGTAKTHIANVQAKLGVRNRVGIASWAWEHGVVSAETG; encoded by the coding sequence GTGACGACGCGGATTCTGATAGCGGATGACCAGGCGGATATTCGCAGCGGATTCCGGCTGATTCTCGATTCTCAGCCGGACATCAGCGTGGTGGGGGAGGCGGAGGACGGGGAGCAGGCAGTGGCGCTGGCCCGGGAGCTGCGGCCGGATGTGGTGCTGGTGGACATCCGGATGCCGAAGCTGGACGGGCTGGAGGTGACCCGCCTGCTGGCACCGGTCACCAAGGTGGTCGTGGTGACCACGTTCGATCTCGACGAATACGTTCACACTGCACTGCGGTACGGCGCCTGTGGGTTCCTGCTGAAGCGCTCTGGCCCGGCCCTGCTGATCGAGGGGGTGCGGGCGGCCGTGCAGGGGGACACGATGATCAGTCCGCAGATCACCGTGCGGCTGCTGAGCCGGCTCACCGAACAGCCTGCTGCACGGGTTCCCGCGCCTCATCCGCTGACCGAGCGGGAGCTGGAGATCGTCCGGCTGGTGGCCCGGGGCCTGACGAATGCGGAGATCGGCTCGGAGCTGTTCATCAGCGCCGGGACGGCCAAGACCCATATCGCCAATGTGCAGGCGAAATTGGGGGTGCGGAACCGGGTCGGAATCGCCTCGTGGGCGTGGGAGCACGGGGTGGTGTCAGCGGAGACCGGCTGA
- the serS gene encoding serine--tRNA ligase: protein MIDLRLLREDPDRVRASQRARGEDVELVDALLSADERRRSSGVRFDELRNEQKSLGKLIPKASPEERAELLKKAEQLKADVKAAEAAQNEADEAARALLLQLGNIVHPDVPVGGEEDFAVLETHGTIRDFAAEGFEPKDHLELGELLAAIDVERGAKVSGSRFYYLTGVGALLELALVNAAIAQATAAGFIPMLTPALVRPRAMEGTGFLGQASENVYHLEKDDYYLVGTSEVPLAAYHMDEIIEADKLPLRYAGFSPCFRREAGTYGKDTRGIFRVHQFDKVEMFSYVAPEDAEAEHQRLLDWEKQWLTSLELPFQVIDVATGDLGASASRKFDCEAWIPTQGKYRELTSASNCDSFQARRLSVRLRDGKKTQPLATLNGTLCAVPRTIVALLENHQQADGSVRVPEVLRPYLGGREVLEPVAK from the coding sequence GTGATTGACCTCCGGCTGCTCCGTGAAGACCCCGACCGTGTCCGCGCCTCGCAGCGCGCCCGTGGAGAGGACGTCGAGCTTGTCGACGCACTGCTCTCCGCCGACGAGCGCCGCAGGTCCTCGGGCGTCCGATTCGACGAGCTCCGCAACGAGCAGAAGTCCCTCGGCAAGCTGATCCCCAAGGCCTCCCCGGAGGAGCGGGCGGAACTGCTCAAGAAGGCCGAGCAGCTCAAGGCGGACGTGAAGGCCGCCGAGGCCGCGCAGAACGAGGCGGACGAAGCCGCCCGCGCGCTGCTGCTCCAGCTGGGCAACATCGTCCACCCGGACGTGCCCGTCGGCGGCGAGGAGGACTTCGCCGTACTGGAGACGCACGGCACGATCCGCGACTTCGCCGCCGAGGGCTTCGAGCCCAAGGACCACCTGGAGCTCGGCGAGCTGCTGGCCGCGATCGACGTGGAGCGCGGCGCGAAGGTGTCGGGCTCGCGCTTCTACTACCTCACGGGTGTCGGCGCCCTGCTCGAGCTCGCGCTGGTCAACGCGGCCATCGCGCAGGCCACCGCGGCCGGTTTCATCCCGATGCTGACCCCGGCCCTGGTGCGTCCGCGGGCCATGGAGGGCACCGGCTTCCTCGGCCAGGCCTCGGAGAACGTCTACCACCTGGAGAAGGACGACTACTACCTGGTCGGCACCTCCGAGGTACCGCTCGCCGCGTACCACATGGACGAGATCATCGAGGCGGACAAGCTGCCGCTGCGGTACGCCGGCTTCTCGCCGTGCTTCCGGCGTGAGGCCGGCACGTACGGCAAGGACACCCGCGGCATCTTCCGCGTCCACCAGTTCGACAAGGTGGAGATGTTCTCCTACGTCGCGCCGGAGGACGCCGAGGCCGAGCACCAGCGCCTGCTGGACTGGGAAAAGCAGTGGCTGACCAGCCTCGAGCTGCCGTTCCAGGTGATCGACGTCGCCACCGGCGACCTGGGCGCCTCCGCCTCCCGCAAGTTCGACTGCGAGGCCTGGATCCCGACCCAGGGCAAGTACCGCGAGCTGACCTCCGCCTCGAACTGCGACAGCTTCCAGGCCCGTCGCCTGTCGGTGCGCCTGCGGGACGGCAAGAAGACCCAGCCGCTGGCCACCCTGAACGGCACGCTGTGCGCCGTTCCGCGGACCATCGTGGCACTGCTGGAGAACCACCAGCAGGCCGACGGTTCGGTGCGGGTGCCCGAAGTGCTCCGCCCGTACCTGGGTGGCCGCGAGGTCCTGGAGCCGGTCGCCAAGTGA
- a CDS encoding HAD family hydrolase has translation MSLPYRLIATDLDGTLLRADESISERTREALAAATAAGAAHIVVTGRAVPWTRPILDDLGYQGLAVCGQGAQVYHAGEHRLLTSVTLDRQLGGLALAKIEAELGPVFLAASRDGIDGDVLVGPGYQVQEGPLPYVFLKDTAELWAAPLTKLYIQHAELDDDTLATTAKNIVGALVDVVVAGPGVVEILPLGLSKATGLSLAARRLGVKKTETIAFGDMPNDIPMFGWAAHGVAMANAHRDLKAIADEVTTSNEEDGIAVVLERLLGAA, from the coding sequence GTGAGTCTTCCGTACCGCCTGATCGCCACCGACCTCGACGGCACGCTGCTGCGGGCCGACGAGTCGATCTCCGAGCGGACGCGCGAGGCGCTCGCCGCGGCGACCGCGGCGGGGGCCGCCCACATCGTGGTCACCGGCCGGGCCGTGCCCTGGACCCGTCCCATCCTCGACGACCTGGGCTACCAGGGGCTCGCGGTGTGCGGCCAGGGAGCCCAGGTCTACCACGCGGGAGAGCACCGGCTGCTCACCTCGGTGACCCTGGACCGGCAGCTCGGCGGGCTGGCACTGGCCAAGATCGAGGCGGAGCTGGGCCCGGTCTTCCTGGCCGCGAGCCGGGACGGGATCGACGGCGACGTGCTGGTCGGCCCGGGCTACCAGGTGCAGGAGGGGCCGCTGCCGTACGTGTTCCTGAAGGACACGGCGGAGCTGTGGGCGGCCCCGCTCACCAAGCTGTACATCCAACATGCCGAGCTGGACGACGACACCCTCGCCACGACGGCGAAGAACATCGTCGGGGCACTGGTCGACGTGGTCGTGGCGGGGCCGGGCGTGGTGGAGATACTGCCGCTGGGGCTGAGCAAGGCGACGGGGCTCTCTCTGGCGGCGCGCCGGCTGGGTGTGAAGAAGACGGAGACCATCGCCTTCGGCGATATGCCGAACGACATCCCCATGTTCGGCTGGGCGGCCCACGGTGTGGCCATGGCCAACGCCCACCGTGATCTGAAGGCCATCGCGGACGAGGTGACGACCTCCAATGAGGAGGACGGCATCGCGGTGGTGCTGGAGCGCCTGCTGGGCGCGGCCTAG
- the pheA gene encoding prephenate dehydratase translates to MSATRFTYLGPEGTFTEAALRTLPEAATRELVPMVSVPAALDAVRNGEAAAALVPIENSVEGGVTATLDELASGEPLMIYREVLLPIAFALLVRPGTKLSDVKTVTGHPVAQPQVRNWLRAHLPDAVWESAASNADGARLVQEGRFDAAFAGEFAAATYGLEPLVTEIHDAENAETRFVLVGRPARPAAPTGADKTSVVLWLGDDHPGALLELLQEFAVRGVNLMLIQSRPTGQGIGNYCFAVDAEGHISDRRMSEALMGLRRTCPQVRFLGSYPRAGVAQGDIRAARAGTTDGDFTAASDWLTRCLDGRP, encoded by the coding sequence ATGTCGGCCACGCGCTTCACCTATCTCGGACCCGAGGGCACGTTCACCGAAGCCGCCCTGCGAACCCTGCCGGAAGCCGCCACCCGGGAGCTGGTCCCGATGGTGTCGGTCCCGGCCGCTCTGGATGCCGTACGCAACGGAGAAGCCGCCGCGGCCCTGGTGCCGATCGAGAACTCGGTGGAGGGCGGAGTCACCGCCACCCTCGACGAGCTGGCCTCCGGCGAACCCCTGATGATCTACCGCGAGGTGCTGCTGCCGATCGCGTTCGCGTTGCTGGTTCGGCCCGGCACCAAACTGTCCGACGTCAAGACGGTCACCGGGCACCCGGTGGCGCAGCCGCAGGTGCGCAACTGGCTGCGCGCCCACCTGCCCGACGCGGTGTGGGAGTCGGCCGCCTCCAACGCCGACGGCGCACGGCTCGTCCAGGAGGGCCGGTTCGACGCAGCCTTCGCCGGGGAGTTCGCTGCCGCCACCTATGGGCTGGAGCCCCTGGTCACCGAGATCCACGACGCGGAGAACGCAGAGACCCGGTTCGTGCTGGTGGGCCGGCCGGCCCGGCCGGCCGCGCCCACCGGTGCCGACAAGACCTCCGTGGTGCTCTGGCTCGGCGACGACCACCCCGGAGCTCTGCTCGAACTCCTCCAGGAGTTCGCGGTCCGCGGGGTCAACCTCATGCTCATCCAGTCCCGGCCCACCGGCCAGGGCATCGGCAACTACTGCTTCGCCGTGGACGCCGAAGGCCACATCTCCGACCGCCGGATGAGCGAGGCGCTGATGGGCCTCAGGCGCACCTGCCCGCAGGTCCGCTTCCTCGGCTCCTATCCGCGGGCGGGTGTTGCGCAGGGTGACATCAGAGCCGCCCGCGCCGGAACCACCGACGGCGACTTCACGGCTGCCTCCGACTGGCTGACGCGCTGCCTCGACGGGCGTCCGTAA
- a CDS encoding ABC transporter permease subunit encodes MATDTSTQIHNIGYRSYDGARLGRAYARTSLFSQSLRGAYGLGRSAKSKVLPMILFAVMCIPALIIVAVAIAVPGSTDLPMKYTTYAITTQVVIGLYLASQAPQSVSRDLRFKTVPLYFSRPIERVDYVLAKYAAMASALFILTATPLLIMYIGSLLAKFDFADQTEGFAQGLVSVLLLSILFAGLGLVMAALTPRRGFGVAAVIALLLIPYGAVSTIQVVALETGNSSAIEWMGLFSPITLIDGVQTAFLNADSAFPGGDGPSAGVGIVYLLAVFALIAGSYAALMARYRKAGL; translated from the coding sequence ATGGCAACTGACACCTCCACCCAGATCCACAACATCGGCTACCGCTCCTACGACGGCGCCCGGCTCGGCCGTGCCTACGCCCGCACCTCGCTCTTCTCGCAGTCCCTGCGAGGCGCCTACGGACTCGGCCGCTCCGCCAAGTCCAAGGTCCTCCCGATGATCCTCTTCGCGGTCATGTGCATCCCCGCGCTGATCATCGTCGCGGTCGCCATCGCGGTCCCCGGCTCCACCGACCTGCCGATGAAGTACACGACGTACGCCATCACCACCCAGGTGGTCATCGGTCTCTACCTCGCGTCCCAGGCGCCCCAGTCGGTCTCCCGGGATCTGCGCTTCAAGACTGTGCCGCTCTACTTCTCCCGGCCCATCGAGCGCGTCGACTACGTCCTCGCCAAGTACGCGGCGATGGCCTCGGCCCTCTTCATCCTCACCGCCACCCCGCTGCTGATCATGTACATCGGCTCGCTGCTGGCGAAATTCGACTTCGCGGACCAGACCGAAGGGTTCGCTCAAGGACTGGTCTCCGTGCTGCTCCTCTCGATCCTCTTCGCCGGCCTCGGCCTGGTCATGGCTGCGCTCACCCCGCGCCGCGGCTTCGGCGTCGCCGCTGTCATCGCCCTGCTGCTGATCCCCTACGGCGCCGTCTCCACCATCCAGGTCGTCGCCCTGGAGACCGGCAACAGCAGTGCCATCGAGTGGATGGGCCTGTTCTCCCCGATCACCCTGATCGACGGAGTCCAGACCGCCTTCCTCAACGCCGACTCCGCCTTCCCCGGCGGCGACGGCCCCTCGGCCGGCGTCGGCATCGTCTACCTGCTCGCCGTCTTCGCCCTCATCGCCGGCTCCTACGCCGCGCTGATGGCCCGCTACCGGAAGGCCGGGCTGTGA
- the efeB gene encoding iron uptake transporter deferrochelatase/peroxidase subunit: protein MTESTTDIEISRRRLLGTVGAAGAAGLALGAAGGALGHSALADSGNDSGGTGNPGALSTLGSTAVAFHGDRQAGITTPLQAKGHLLALDLAPGAGRTEAIALLRRWSDSARRLMAGEPAAAGDTGIALDAGPCSLTVTFGFGHSFFDRTGLTHRRPTALDPLPDFSADQLDPKRSNGDLWIQIGANDGLVAFHALRTLQKEAGEAARIRWQMNGFNRSPGATGTPMTARNLMGQVDGTGNPKPAEPDFDRRIFVPDAGPGPAEHAWMAGGSYAVVRRIRMLLDDWEKQSLEQQEQIIGRKKANGAPLTGGTETTEPDLNRFGADGKPVIPSNAHARISAPEQNGGAAMLRRPFSYHDGIGPDGTPDAGLLFVCWQADPLRGFVPVQRKLDRGDALSPFIRHEASGLYAVPAGPRPGEYVGQRLLEG from the coding sequence GTGACTGAGAGCACCACCGACATCGAGATCTCCCGTAGGCGGCTGCTGGGCACCGTCGGCGCGGCCGGCGCCGCCGGACTCGCGCTCGGCGCGGCCGGCGGCGCGCTCGGCCACTCCGCACTCGCCGACAGCGGCAACGACAGCGGCGGCACCGGCAACCCCGGCGCCCTGTCCACCCTGGGCAGCACGGCGGTCGCCTTCCACGGCGACCGGCAGGCCGGCATCACCACCCCCCTCCAGGCCAAGGGCCACCTCCTCGCCCTCGACCTGGCCCCCGGCGCCGGCCGTACGGAGGCCATCGCCCTGCTCCGCCGCTGGTCCGACAGCGCCCGCCGGCTGATGGCGGGGGAGCCCGCGGCAGCCGGCGACACCGGGATCGCCCTCGACGCGGGACCCTGCTCCCTCACCGTCACCTTCGGCTTCGGCCACTCCTTCTTCGACAGGACCGGGCTCACGCACCGCCGGCCCACCGCCCTCGACCCGCTGCCCGATTTCTCCGCGGACCAGCTCGACCCCAAGCGCAGCAACGGCGACCTGTGGATCCAGATCGGCGCCAATGACGGGCTCGTTGCCTTCCACGCCCTGCGGACCCTCCAGAAGGAGGCCGGTGAGGCGGCCCGGATCCGGTGGCAGATGAACGGCTTCAACCGCTCCCCCGGCGCCACCGGCACCCCCATGACCGCCCGCAATCTGATGGGCCAGGTCGACGGCACCGGCAATCCCAAGCCCGCCGAACCCGACTTCGACCGGCGGATCTTCGTCCCGGACGCCGGACCCGGCCCCGCCGAACACGCCTGGATGGCCGGCGGCTCCTATGCCGTCGTACGCCGTATCCGGATGCTCCTCGACGACTGGGAGAAGCAGTCCCTGGAGCAGCAGGAACAGATCATCGGCCGGAAGAAGGCCAATGGCGCGCCGCTGACCGGCGGCACGGAGACCACCGAGCCCGATCTCAACAGGTTCGGCGCCGACGGAAAGCCCGTCATCCCCTCCAACGCCCATGCCCGTATCTCCGCCCCCGAGCAGAACGGCGGTGCCGCCATGCTCCGCCGGCCCTTCTCGTACCACGACGGAATCGGCCCGGACGGCACTCCCGACGCAGGGCTGCTCTTCGTCTGCTGGCAGGCCGACCCGCTCCGCGGGTTCGTCCCCGTCCAGCGCAAGCTCGACCGGGGCGACGCCCTGTCCCCTTTCATCCGGCACGAAGCCAGCGGACTGTACGCCGTGCCGGCCGGGCCCCGGCCCGGGGAGTACGTCGGCCAGCGACTGCTCGAGGGGTGA
- a CDS encoding ABC transporter ATP-binding protein yields the protein MTVIATESLSKRYPRVTALDRLSLDIGPGVTGLVGANGAGKSTLIKILLGLSPATEGRAAVLGLDVATHGSAIRERVGYMPEHDCLPPDVSATEFVVHMARMSGLPPTAARERTADTLRHVGLYEERYRPIGGYSTGMKQRVKLAQALVHDPQLVLLDEPTNGLDPVGRDEMLGLIRRIHTDFGISVLVTSHLLGELERTCDHVVVVDGGRLLRSSSTSDFTQTTTTLAVEVTDSDTHPDGTAALRQALASAGVTLHEGEEQGLPGAGHILLVEATGEQIYDTVRDTVADLGLGLVRMEQRRHHIAEVFKDPKGAGSDGN from the coding sequence GTGACTGTCATTGCGACCGAAAGCCTGAGCAAGCGGTACCCCCGAGTGACCGCCCTCGACCGGCTCTCCCTGGACATCGGGCCCGGCGTGACCGGCCTCGTGGGTGCCAACGGAGCCGGCAAGTCCACGCTGATCAAGATCCTGCTGGGACTGTCCCCCGCCACCGAGGGCCGTGCCGCCGTACTCGGACTCGACGTCGCCACGCACGGCAGCGCCATCCGGGAACGTGTCGGCTACATGCCCGAACACGACTGCCTGCCGCCCGACGTCTCGGCCACCGAATTCGTCGTCCACATGGCGCGCATGTCCGGACTGCCGCCGACCGCGGCCCGCGAGCGGACCGCCGACACCCTGCGCCACGTCGGGCTCTACGAGGAGCGCTACCGCCCCATCGGCGGCTACTCCACCGGTATGAAGCAGCGGGTCAAGCTCGCCCAGGCCCTCGTCCACGACCCCCAGCTGGTCCTCCTCGACGAGCCCACCAACGGCCTGGACCCGGTCGGCCGGGACGAGATGCTCGGACTGATCCGCCGCATCCACACCGACTTCGGCATCTCGGTCCTGGTCACCTCGCACCTCCTGGGCGAACTGGAACGCACCTGCGACCACGTCGTGGTCGTCGACGGCGGCAGGCTCCTGCGCTCCAGCTCCACCAGCGACTTCACCCAGACCACCACCACCCTCGCGGTCGAGGTCACCGACTCCGACACCCACCCGGACGGCACCGCGGCCCTCCGCCAGGCACTCGCCTCGGCCGGCGTCACCCTCCACGAGGGAGAGGAACAAGGTCTGCCCGGCGCCGGCCACATCCTCCTCGTGGAGGCCACCGGCGAGCAGATCTACGACACCGTCCGCGACACCGTCGCCGACCTCGGCCTCGGCCTGGTCCGCATGGAGCAGCGCCGCCACCACATCGCCGAGGTCTTCAAGGACCCGAAGGGAGCCGGTTCCGATGGCAACTGA
- a CDS encoding ABC transporter ATP-binding protein produces the protein MTIIDIDHTSRWFGNVVAVNDVTMRIGPGVTGLLGPNGAGKSTLINMMGGFLAPSTGTVTLDGAPIWQNETVYRHIGVVPERESMYDFLTGREFVVANAELHGLDDAAAQRALATVEMEYAQDRKIATYSKGMRQRVKMASALVHDPSVLLLDEPFNGMDPRQRMQLMDLLRRMGDEGRTVLFSSHILEEVEQLASHIEVIVAGRHAASGDFRRIRRLMTDRPHRYLVRSSDDRALAAALIADPSTAGIEVDHKEGALRIQAVDFGRFTELLPRVARARGIRLLTVSPSDESLESVFSYLVAA, from the coding sequence GTGACCATCATCGACATCGACCACACCTCCCGCTGGTTCGGGAACGTCGTCGCCGTCAACGACGTGACCATGCGCATCGGGCCCGGGGTCACCGGCCTCCTCGGCCCCAACGGCGCCGGCAAGTCCACCCTCATCAACATGATGGGCGGCTTCCTGGCCCCCTCCACCGGCACCGTGACCCTCGACGGCGCCCCGATCTGGCAGAACGAGACGGTCTACCGGCACATCGGCGTGGTACCCGAGCGGGAATCCATGTACGACTTCCTCACCGGCCGCGAGTTCGTCGTCGCCAACGCCGAACTCCACGGCCTCGACGACGCCGCCGCCCAGCGGGCCCTGGCCACCGTGGAGATGGAGTACGCCCAGGACCGCAAGATCGCGACCTACTCCAAGGGCATGCGGCAGCGCGTCAAGATGGCTTCCGCCCTCGTCCACGACCCCTCCGTGCTGCTGCTCGACGAACCGTTCAACGGCATGGACCCGCGCCAGCGCATGCAGCTCATGGACCTGCTGCGCCGCATGGGGGACGAAGGCCGGACCGTCCTGTTCTCCTCCCACATCCTCGAAGAGGTCGAACAGCTCGCCTCGCACATCGAGGTGATCGTGGCCGGCCGGCACGCGGCCTCCGGCGACTTCCGCCGGATCCGCCGCCTGATGACCGACCGGCCGCACCGCTACCTCGTACGCTCCTCCGACGACCGGGCGCTCGCCGCTGCCCTGATCGCCGACCCCTCCACCGCCGGCATCGAGGTCGACCACAAGGAAGGCGCCCTGCGCATCCAGGCCGTCGACTTCGGCCGCTTCACCGAGCTGCTGCCGCGCGTCGCACGCGCCCGCGGCATCCGGCTGCTGACGGTCTCCCCCTCCGACGAGTCCCTCGAGTCGGTCTTCTCCTACCTCGTAGCGGCCTGA
- a CDS encoding ABC transporter permease, translating to MYNPTVARLTYRALLGRRRALILFALPALLIAISLAVRAFTGVDDKVAADLLGGFALATMVPLIGVIAGTGAIGPEIDDGSIVYLLAKPVKRPTIIMTKLIVAIAVTMAFSAIPTLIAGFILNGNGQQIAVAYTVAALIASVAYSALFLLLGTVSRHAVVFGLVYALIWESLFGSLVSGAKTLSVQQWALSLAEKVAGPGYVDAAVGLPTAVTLLAVVTVGATVYAGQKLRRLTLAGEE from the coding sequence ATGTACAACCCCACCGTCGCCCGGCTCACCTACCGGGCCCTGCTCGGCCGCCGCCGCGCGCTGATCCTCTTCGCGCTGCCCGCCCTGCTGATCGCCATCTCCCTCGCCGTCCGCGCCTTCACCGGCGTCGACGACAAGGTCGCGGCCGACCTTCTCGGCGGCTTCGCCCTCGCCACCATGGTCCCGCTGATCGGCGTCATCGCCGGCACCGGTGCCATCGGACCCGAGATCGACGACGGCTCGATCGTCTACCTGCTCGCCAAGCCGGTGAAGCGCCCGACGATCATCATGACCAAGCTCATCGTCGCCATCGCCGTCACCATGGCGTTCTCCGCGATCCCCACCCTGATCGCCGGCTTCATCCTCAACGGCAACGGCCAGCAGATCGCGGTCGCCTACACCGTGGCTGCGCTCATCGCCTCCGTCGCCTACAGCGCACTCTTCCTGCTGCTGGGCACCGTCAGCCGGCACGCAGTGGTCTTCGGCCTGGTCTACGCACTGATCTGGGAGTCCCTCTTCGGCAGCCTGGTCTCCGGAGCCAAGACCCTCAGCGTCCAGCAGTGGGCTCTCTCCCTCGCCGAGAAGGTTGCCGGACCCGGCTATGTGGACGCCGCCGTCGGTCTGCCCACCGCCGTGACCCTGCTCGCCGTCGTCACCGTGGGAGCCACCGTCTACGCCGGCCAGAAGCTCCGCCGCCTCACCCTCGCCGGCGAGGAGTAG